The proteins below come from a single Metarhizium brunneum chromosome 1, complete sequence genomic window:
- the AQY1 gene encoding Aquaporin-1 → MTLRNVFNSRGSSSQESGPRKHMFGDSVRNLLVVIFGEFCGTFMFLMLSFAGAQTAINNNQPNIPDGPMAPATLLYIACAFGTAIAVNVWVFYRVTGGMFNPAVTLGLMLVGAVKPLRGILIIPTQLVAAIAAAAVVDGLLPGPLTVANSLSNGTSKVQGVFLEMFLTAQLVLTVYFLAVEKHKATYLAPIGIGIAVFIAHIVGVNYTGTSINPARSFGPACIQGFVGYHYIYWVGPLMGSLLAFAVYKILKWLEYQSANPGQDDDDDDVEKALPPVGTATSTQQHHQKNHRSTASEASDGTLPTPGSKEIRHDPMPHVAA, encoded by the exons ATGACGCTACGCAACGTGTTCAACTCCCGGGGGAGCAGCTCCCAGGAGTCAGGGCCTCGCAAGCACATGTTTGGAGACTCGGTGCGCAACCTGTTGGTTGTGATTTTTGGCGAGTTTTGCGGCACCTTTATGTTTCTCATGCTGTCGTTTGCCGGGGCCCAGAcagccatcaacaacaaccaGCCAAATATCCCCGACGGCCCTATGGCCCCGGCTACTCTCCTCTACATTGCCTGCGCTTTCGGTACGGCCATTGCCGTCAACGTGTGGGTGTTTTACCGCGTGACGGGTGGCATGTTTAACCCTGCT GTCACCCTCGGTCTGATGCTAGTCGGTGCCGTCAAGCCCCTCCGaggcatcctcatcatccctACCCAACTTGttgccgccatcgccgccgccgccgtcgtggaCGGACTGCTCCCGGGACCGCTCACCGTGGCCAACTCTCTCAGCAACGGAACCTCCAAGGTCCAGGGCGTCTTCCTGGAAATGTTCCTCACCGCGCAGCTCGTGCTGACGGTGTACTTCCTCGCCGTGGAGAAGCACAAGGCCACGTACCTCGCGcccattggcattggcatcgccgtcttcatcgccCACATCGTCGGCGTCAACTACACCGGCACTTCCATCAACCCTGCGCGATCCTTCGGCCCCGCCTGCATCCAGGGCTTCGTCGGCTACCACTACATCTACTGGGTCGGCCCACTGATGGGCTCCCTCCTCGCCTTTGCCGTCTACAAGATCCTCAAGTGGCTCGAGTACCAGAGCGCCAACCCGggccaggacgacgacgacgacgacgtcgagaaGGCGCTGCCCCCCGTTGGCACCGCGACGTCCAcccagcagcaccaccagAAGAACCACCGCAGCACTGCGAGCGAGGCGAGCGATGGCACGCTGCCGACGCCTGGATCGAAGGAGATCCGGCACGATCCTATGCCGCACGTTGCCGCTtga
- the cctO_0 gene encoding Cyclochlorotine biosynthesis protein O has translation MNKIIGRSMWSEASEYERLKSLEREDDGLEEPHEPERRSTVRLPRRVFMTLLACNALLFIASVYILWAGTLGKRAPSEWECAQTVSPWSPLWEAVEFWEGNFDNDFAHPSKYRGPPTLELQKTWDDLWGVRGIGVGRDDLQKLNKTDVGQYIEIRGSDPDNPTYGAAIEALHQLHCLNVIRQYTWPLEMYDKSWGNLYPSDFEDTATARVHVDHCIETLRLSLMCYADVTPALLTYDKEAGGRRTDFNTHHKCRNFEKIMDYIDGHGVQVDPA, from the exons ATGAACAAGATCATCGGACGAAGCATGTGGTCTGAGGCCTCCGAGTACGAGCGTCTCAAATCACTTGAAAGAGAAGACGATGGCCTCGAAGAGCCTCACGAGCCCGAACGCCGCTCCACCGTCAGGCTACCGAGAAGGGTGTTCATGACGCTCCTGGCCTGCAACGCACTTCTGTTCATCGCATCAGTATACATTCTTTGGGCGGGCACCCTTGGAAAACGCGCGCCCTCAGAGTGGGAATGCGCGCAGACCGTCTCGCCATGGT CGCCGTTATGGGAGGCAGTCGAGTTCTGGGAAGGCAATTTCGACAACGACTTTGCCCATCCCTCCAAGTATCGCGGCCCGCCGACGCTGGAGCTGCAGAAAACCTGGGATGATCTCTGGGGCG TCCGCGGCATCGGAGTCGGCAGAGACGATTTGCAAAAGCTCAACAAAACCGACGTCGGTCAGTACATCGAGATCCGGGGAAGCGACCCCGACAACCCAACGTATGGCGCTGCGATAGAGGCCCTGCACCAGCTCCATTGTCTT AACGTAATACGCCAATATACCTGGCCGCTGGAGATGTATGACAAGTCGTGGGGGAACCTATACCCGTCCGACTTTGAAGACACGGCCACGGCACGGGTACACGTCGACCACTGCATAGAAACCCTTCGACTGAGCTTGATGTGCTATGCCGACGTGACGCCCGCGCTGCTGACGTACGACAAGGAGGCTGGTGGTCGGCGAACCGACTTCAACACCCATCACAAGTGCCGCAACTTTGAAAAGATTATGGATTACATAGACGGACATGGGGTGCAGGTTGATCCTGCGTGA
- the MUP1_0 gene encoding High-affinity methionine permease — MGLRFWETSSSTPAPAPAPAPAPGDAAGGAYASDSSSDIVYDGDLAFTRVKGGNGSEATYQEAVGAPVERNSPLGYHVGWVTIIFLNVNQMIGTGIFSTPGNILKATGSVGLALIYWAIGAIMAIAGFGTYLELASYFPNRSGSEVVYLEQAYPRPKYFFPIAFAVQSVILSFSSSNAIVLSRYVWRIAGTTPSDWQMKGVAIAAYTLAVICVIAHNKYSLWAVNILGVLKVLTLVFISITGLVVLGGHVSRVPNPGANFDNAFQGTTTNGNDLSTALVSIVFSFSGFSNAFNVVNEIRNPIPSIKKHGFASVLIVAVLYILCNVAYFAAVDKTQFATSKEIAASVFFTTVFGTGGAETALNVLVLLSAYGNLLAVLVGQSRMIREIGRQGVLPFTNFWVATKPFGTPVGPYLLKWLMTFVMIAAPPAGDAFQFVVSLKTYPEAMFGLAMTLGVFIIRRRRSRNKLPRSQFRVWDVLLVFYNLIQVFLLVMPWWPPKGGPYAGDVSFWYATYCVAGIGVMIICGLYYVAWMYAIPKWRGYRVRAEVTHAEDDGVLSHTLVKVPLANIEQWDAEHDESGQLRVRRVTVRDEKSQGFDV; from the exons ATGGGTCTCCGGTTCTGGGAGACGTCCAGCTCAAcgccggctccggctccggctccggccccggccccggGCGAcgctgccggcggcgctTACGCATCCGATAGCTCATCGGACATTGTGTACGACGGAGACCTCGCCTTCACTCGTGTAAAGGGAGGGAATGGCTCCGAGGCCACCTACCAAGAAGCCGTCGGCGCCCCGGTCGAGAGAAACTCCCCCCTAGGATACCACGTGGGATGGGTCaccatcatcttcctcaacGTCAACCAGATGATTGGCACGGGAATCTTCTCAACGC CGGGAAACATCCTCAAGGCCACTGGCTCCGTCGGCCTGGCCCTGATATACTGGGCCATTggcgccatcatggccattgccGGCTTCGGGACCTATCTCGAACTGGCCAGCTATTTCCCCAATCGCAGCGGATCCGAAGTCGTCTACCTGGAGCAGGCATACCCCCGGCCAAAGTACTTCTTCCCCATCGCCTTCGCCGTCCAGTCCGTCATTCTGTccttcagcagcagcaacgccaTCGTGCTGTCGCGATATGTCTGGCGGATCGCGGGCACAACCCCGTCCGACTGGCAAATGAAGGGGGTCGCCATCGCGGCATACACCCTCGCCGTCATCT GCGTCATTGCGCACAACAAGTATTCCCTGTGGGCCGTCAACATACTCGGCGTCCTCAAGGTGCTCaccctcgtcttcatcagcaTCACCGGCCtggtcgtcctcggcggccacGTATCCCGCGTACCAAACCCCGGCGCCAACTTTGACAACGCGTTCCagggcaccaccaccaacggGAACGACTTGTCCACCGCGCTGGTCAGCATCGTCTTCTCGTTCAGCGGCTTCTCCAACGCCTTCAACGTCGTCAACGAGATCAGGAACCCGATCCCGTCCATCAAGAAGCACGGCTTTGCCTCCGTCTTGATCGTGGCGGTTCTGTACATCCTCTGCAACGTCGCCTACTTTGCTGCCGTGGACAAGACCCAGTTCGCAACGTCCAAGGAAATCGCGGCCAGTGTCTTCTTCACGACCGTCTTCGGCACGGGCGGTGCGGAAACGGCGCTCAATGTGCTCGTTCTGCTGAGTGCCTATGGCAACCTCTTGGCTGTGCTGGTTGGCCAGTCTCGCATGATCCGCGAAATCGGCCGACAGGGCGTGCTGCCGTTTACCAACTTCTGGGTGGCGACGAAGCCCTTTGGCACACCGGTCGGCCCTTACCTGCTCAAGTGGCTCATGACGTTTGTCATGATTGCGGCGCCGCCCGCCGGCGATGCGTTTCAGTTTGTGGTGAGTTTGAAGACGTACCCCGAGGCCATGTTTGGCTTGGCAATGACTCTGGGTGTCTTTATcattcggcggcggcgaagccGCAACAAGCTGCCGAGATCGCAGTTTCGGGTTTGGGACGTGCTCTTGGTGTTTTACAACTTGATTCAGGTGTTCCTCCTGGTGATGCCCTGGTGGCCACCCAAGGGAGGGCCGTATGCCGGCGATGTGAGCTTTTGGTACGCTACGTACTGCGTGGCCGGGATTGGCGT CATGATTATATGTGGATTGTACTATGTGGCGTGGATGTATGCTATCCCCAAGTGGAGGGGATATCGCGTTCGCGCCGAGGTTACGCAtgctgaagatgatggcgttCTCTCACATACACTTGTCAAAGTGCCGCTTGCCAACATAGAACAATGGGATGCTGAGCATGATGAGTCTGGCCAGCTGAGGGTGAGGCGAGTCACTGTCAGGGATGAAAAAAGTCAGGGATTTGATGTGTGA